Proteins co-encoded in one Nicotiana sylvestris chromosome 7, ASM39365v2, whole genome shotgun sequence genomic window:
- the LOC104228592 gene encoding uncharacterized protein: MVICGEKMEALNQSSLERVVSQRAMQMGSSFPCRICVVGFLCGVCLTSLFLAALTSFGAFQFGGGLSFSAFSSGISTSNSTSPSIISGDCNVKQKNSERLFFPQEKLAVGVDERVSLLYSSWSNLLTQSANEDNRLGKSKLPKAPHFEDCKLSAETNKRLDTRVRNDSFPPWTIWKGQLDNFLLTAEDENLRYHRHQIVSEGAYPPWIKGSDEENYPLTRKVQRDIWLHQHPLNCSDGNVKFLIADWERIPGFGIGAQIAGMCGLLAIAINEKRVLVTSYYNRADHDGCKGSSRSSWSCYFFPETSQECRYRAFELMKQKEAWERGIVTIKENYTSKEIWSGHTPRSWGKPWSYLQPTTDINGTLIAYHRKMDRRWWRAQAVRYLMRFQAEYTCDLLNHARHAAFGLEAAKMVLESPLKDFSEGVEKTGHDIAKFVWSSHKPWIPRPMLSMHVRMGDKACEMKVVGFKEYMHLAERIREHFPNLKSIWLSTEMQEVVDQSRQYPHWKFYYTNVTRQMGNMTMANYEASLGRETSTNYPLVNFLLATEADFFIGALGSTWCFLIDGMRNTGGKVMSGYLSVNKDRFW, encoded by the exons atggtcatttgtggggAAAAGATGGAAGCTTTGAATCAGAGTTCTCTTGAAAGAGTTGTTTCACAAAGGGCTATGCAAATGGGAAGCTCATTTCCATGTCGAATTTGTGTGGTTGGATTTCTCTGTGGTGTTTGCCTCACCTCTTTATTTCTTGCTGCTCTTACTTCATTTGGTGCCTTTCAGTTTGGTGGTGGCCTTTCCTTTTCAGCTTTTTCATCTGGTATTTCAACATCCAATTCTACTTCCCCAAGCATAATAA GTGGAGACTGCAATGTTAAACAAAAGAACTCGGAAAGGTTGTTTTTTCCCCAGGAAAAACTTGCAGTGGGGGTAGATGAGAGGGTGTCATTACTGTACTCATCTTGGAGTAATTTACTGACTCAATCAGCAAATGAAGACAATCGTTTGGGTAAATCCAAGTTACCAAAAGCACCTCACTTTGAGGACTGCAAGCTGAGTGCAGAAACAAATAAACGACTTGATACCCGAGTTCGAAATGACAGTTTCCCTCCATGGACTATATGGAAGGGACAATTAGATAACTTCCTTTTGACAGCAGAAGACGAGAATCTGCGGTATCATAGGCATCAAATAGTATCTGAAGGAGCTTATCCTCCCTGG ATCAAGGGGTCAGATGAAGAGAACTACCCCTTAACAAGGAAGGTGCAACGTGATATATGGCTCCATCAGCATCCTTTGAACTGCAGTGATGGAAATGTGAAATTTCTGATAGCTGACTGGGAGAGAATACCTGGGTTTGGTATTGGTGCCCAGATAGCCGGAATGTGTGGTCTTCTTGCAATAGCAATCAATGAGAAAAGGGTCCTTGTTACGAGCTATTATAATCGTGCTGATCATGATGGTTGTAAAG GTTCGTCACGCTCCAGTTGGTCTTGCTACTTCTTTCCAGAAACATCCCAGGAATGCAGATATCGTGCTTTTGAGCTTATGAAACAAAAAGAAGCATGGGAAAGAGGGATCGTAACGATAAAAGAAAACTATACTTCTAAGGAAATATGGTCTGGACACACTCCAAG GTCATGGGGCAAACCTTGGAGTTATTTGCAGCCAACAACAGATATAAATGGAACTCTAATTGCTTATCATCGCAAAATGGATAGGAGGTGGTGGCGAGCTCAG GCAGTGCGCTACCTAATGCGGTTTCAGGCTGAGTACACATGCGACTTGCTAAACCATGCACGACATGCAGCATTTGGCTTGGAAGCAGCGAAAATGGTTCTTGAAAGCCCACTTAAAGATTTTTCAGAG GGAGTAGAAAAGACAGGACATGACATTGCAAAATTTGTATGGTCAAGTCATAAACCTTGGATTCCTAGGCCAATGCTGAGCATGCATGTCCGGATGGGCGACAAGGCATGTGAGATGAAGGTTGTAGGGTTCAAAGAATACATGCATCTTGCTGAGCGCATAAGAGAGCACTTCCCTAATCTTAAGAGCATCTGGCTTTCAACAGAAATGCAG GAAGTTGTCGATCAATCGAGACAGTACCCCCATTGGAAGTTTTACTACACAAATGTGACACGCCAAATGGGTAACATGACAATGGCAAATTATGAAGCCAGTCTTGGCAGGGAGACGAGTACGAATTATCCTCTTGTTAATTTTTTGTTGGCAACTGAAGCCGATTTCTTCATTGGAGCATTGGGTTCCACGTGGTGTTTTCTCATAGACGGTATGAGGAATACCGGAGGAAAAGTCATGTCCGGATACTTGAGTGTTAACAAGGATCGATTTTGGTAG